The sequence CATCGTCTCCATTCTGGCACGCGCGTCGCATCTTCACCCGCAGTTCGCGCGGGAGAAACGTTGACCCGAAGCCCGGCCGCCGGTTGATCACGCTCCTCCACGTCTCGGACCTGCACTTCGGGCCGCCGTACCTGCCGCACGTGGGCGAGGCGGTGCAGGCGTTCGCGTCGCGGCTGACGCCGACGGCCATCATCGCCTCGGGCGACTTCACCCAGCGCGCCAAGCCCGAGCAGTTCGCCGCCGCGCGCGCGTTCCTGGACCGTTTTCCCGACGTGCCCACGGTGGTCACGCCGGGGAACCACGACGTGCCGCTGTACCGCTTCGCCGAGCGGATGCTGGAGCCGTATCGCCACTACCGCGCGCACATCCAGCGGGAGCTCGACACGGTGACGAAGATCCCGGGCGCCACCATCGTGGCGCTGAACTCCACCGCGCCGCACAGCGCCATCACCAACGGCCGCATCCACCGCTGGCAGATCGAGCTGGCGCGTGAGGCGTTCGAGGGGCTGCCGGACGGCGAGCTGCGCATCGTCGTCGCCCACCACCACTTCGCCCCGCCGCCGGACTGGGAGGGCGGCGAGGTGATGCCCAAGGCGCAGCGCGCGCTCGACGCGTTCACGGCCATGAAGGTGGACATGATCATGGGCGGGCACCTGCACCGCGCCTACATCGGCAACTCGCTCGACGTGTACGCCGGCGCCGACCGCGAGCACGGGATCGTGATCGTGCAGAGCGGCACCTCGACCAGTCGCCGGGGCCGCGCCCGCGAGGCGGAGAAGAACTCGCTCAACGTGCTGCGCCTGGACGGCGACACCATCCGCGTCACCCACTACATGTACTTCGACGACGCGAAGGACTTCATCCCCACCAGCCGCCACCTCTTCTTCCGCCGCGGCCGTCCGCCGCTGGACGCGAGGGGGCGGATGGAGGTGGAGGCCATCTTCACCGACGACCGCGAGGAGCCGCGCCCATGAGCGAGCGTACCGTGCCCGTGCGGCGCATCGCCGCCGCCGTGGGCGCCGCGCTGGTCGCCGGCGCCGCGGCGGTCTACGTCACCCGAATCCTGCGCGAGCGCGCGCGGACGGCCGGCGGAGGCCGTGGGCCCACGGCGGGCCGGCCGCTGCGGCTGGTGCGCGGCGGGGCGGGGGAGGGCTGAGGCGCCATGGCGCGCTCGCGCGGGGTCCGGCTGCTTTCGTGGATGCTGGGGGGCGTGCTCCTGGGCGTGCTCCTGGCCTTCCTCGTGGCCAACATCGTCGCCCGCACCAGGCCGGGCCACGAGTGGGTGCTGCGGCAGACGCTCACGGCGCTCGGCGGGTCCATCAAGGGCGGCAGGCTGGTCGTCGCCCGGGTGGAGGGGAACCTGTTCGAGGGGGCGAAGCTGTACGGCATCTCCCTCCGCGACACGCAGGGCCGCGCCTTCATCCTGGCCGACAGCGCGTTCGCCGAGTACGACGTGCGCACCCTGCTGTCGCCGAAGATCGTGATCGACTCGCTCACGCTCTACCGCCCGCGCATCTGGGTGTTCAAGATGCCGGGCGACTCGCTCTGGAACTATCAGGCGATCTTCGCCGACACCACGCCGGTCGACACCACGCGCCCGCACGTGGAGCGCTCCACCGACATGGCCTTCGTGCGCCTGGTCGACGGCACCGTGCGCGTGGAGACCCCGTTCCGCGCCGACACCACGCTCCCGCCCGCCGCGCAGCGCCGGCAGATCCGCCAGTTCCTGACCGACACGTCCGACGTGGTGATCCGCCCGGTGAACGGCGGCTACGTGCGCACGGTGGACCTCCGGCAGGTGAACGGCGTGCTGACGCAGGTGCGCTTCGCCCCCGGCTCGGAGCTGGGAACGCGCGCGCGGATCGACTCGCTGCGCACCAACATCCACTTCTACCGCAAGCCCATCGTCGTCACCCACCTGCAGGGCCAGTTCGCGCTCCCCGGCGAGGAGATGAGCAGCACCGGGTACGCGCGCTACCGCGGGGTGAAGACGGGGTTCGCGGAGTTCGACCTGCCGGTGGCGCGGATGCCGCACTCGAAGATGGCCGTCTCGGGCGTGGTGCGCTTCGACAACTACCCGGAATGGTTCAACCCCGCCCAGGGGCCGATGTACGACGTGGCCCTGCGCGGCGACTCGGTGAGCTTCCGCGACTTCCAGTGGCTGTACCGCCGCTTCCCCAACACGCTGGGCGGCTCGATGAACCTGCTGATCGAGACGCGGCCGGGGGGGATCATGATCGACGCGCGCAACGCCCACCTGCGCGCACCGCAGACGCGGATCGACGGCAACTTCGGGATGATCCTGGGCGACACCATGCAGTTCGTCGACGTGAACGTGGAGATGCGCCCGATCCGCGTCTCATTGATCGAGCGGATGCTGCCGGACGGGTTGCCGGTGCGCGGCCTCGTGCTGGGCGGCGTGGAGATCCGCGGCAACAACGCCCCCGCGCGCCCCGACCAGGACCGCTCCGACACCACGGAGACGACCCCGCCCCGCCGCGCGCCGTCCTCCACGCGGCGATGAAATCGAAAAAAGAATTTCTCACGCAGAGTTAGCAGGGTCAGCAGAGGAACTGCAGTTCTCTGCTGACTCTGCTGACTCTGCGTGAGACAATAAGATCGTTTGGGTTGAGATAGAACGGACGAAGCGCGCCGGAGATGGCTCCAGCGCGCTTCGATGTTTCGGCGATTGCGCTCAGTCGATGGCGACGGCGCGGGGCCCGACGGCGGCGAACCCGACGTGCGTGGGAACCCAGGGCTCGTCGGCGGGGCCGATCACCCGGCGCACCACCTCGCGGATGCGCACCAGGTCGCACGGCTTGCTGATGTGCCCCGCGAACCCCTCGTGCAGCGACCGCGACTCCGGCCACGACACCACGTCGGCGGTGACGGCCACCACGGGAATCGTGCGCGTCCGCGGGTCGCGGGAGAGGAGACGGAACGCCGCGGCGCCGTCGACCTCGGGCATGCGCATGTCCATCAGCACCAGCGACGGGTGCTCGCTCCGCGCCGCCAGGTAGGCCTCGCGGCCGTCGCTGGCGTGCAGCACGGAATATCCCGCGTGCTCCAGGTACAGGCCCGCCAGGACGTGCTGGTCGGGGTCGTCGTCGACGATGAGCACGGACTTCATCGCCATCGGTTGCGCTCCGCGTTGCTCACGGGCCGGGGGGGCCGGAGGCGCTTCCAGCTTGTGCAGGGGAAACCCAATCTACGGCGTGGACATCCGAGTACAAGACTTTCGTGCGGCCTGCCGGGCGTGCTACGGCCGCGCGTGGCAGGGGAGCTGGATCACCCCGAGCGGTTCTTGTCGATCACCGCGAAGAGAATGAGGACGAAGGCCAGCAGCCGCAGCGCGTAGATCCAGATCGCGCCCTCCTGCCCCGGGTGCGCCAGGAGCGTCAGCACTGCGCGCTGCACGGCCAGCAGCCAGAACGCCGCGGCGAAGATGGCGAACA is a genomic window of Longimicrobium sp. containing:
- a CDS encoding response regulator; its protein translation is MAMKSVLIVDDDPDQHVLAGLYLEHAGYSVLHASDGREAYLAARSEHPSLVLMDMRMPEVDGAAAFRLLSRDPRTRTIPVVAVTADVVSWPESRSLHEGFAGHISKPCDLVRIREVVRRVIGPADEPWVPTHVGFAAVGPRAVAID
- a CDS encoding metallophosphoesterase: MITLLHVSDLHFGPPYLPHVGEAVQAFASRLTPTAIIASGDFTQRAKPEQFAAARAFLDRFPDVPTVVTPGNHDVPLYRFAERMLEPYRHYRAHIQRELDTVTKIPGATIVALNSTAPHSAITNGRIHRWQIELAREAFEGLPDGELRIVVAHHHFAPPPDWEGGEVMPKAQRALDAFTAMKVDMIMGGHLHRAYIGNSLDVYAGADREHGIVIVQSGTSTSRRGRAREAEKNSLNVLRLDGDTIRVTHYMYFDDAKDFIPTSRHLFFRRGRPPLDARGRMEVEAIFTDDREEPRP
- a CDS encoding DUF5985 family protein encodes the protein MGDALKALVSGAMVMAYLVAGLFFLRFWRDTRDRLFAIFAAAFWLLAVQRAVLTLLAHPGQEGAIWIYALRLLAFVLILFAVIDKNRSG